From a single Apostichopus japonicus isolate 1M-3 chromosome 12, ASM3797524v1, whole genome shotgun sequence genomic region:
- the LOC139977898 gene encoding uncharacterized protein isoform X1, which produces MMSILLLFLMAFPITNGLPASPVTSHLYRVHSHETSSTIKDQPMPCEYHISSPWMDHFNLSFTPNPPKVESLINIVINVVLPKDVWSIRVSANATLQGSELTFKLDRTVCDLARRHDWCPAKKGDHIHFEKLFNLTYLPRGTYSIAAEVFIQDDEKIITMVTNNCTFY; this is translated from the exons ATGATGTCCATTCTCTTGCTGTTTCTGATGGCGTTCCCGATAACAAATGGTTTGCCTGCGTCACCGGTAACTAGTCATCTCTACAGGGTACACAGTCACGAGACATCTTCGACTATTAAAGATCAGCCAATGCCATGCGAGTACCACATATCTA GTCCTTGGATGGACCACTTCAACTTATCATTTACACCAAATCCACCAAAAGTAGAAAGTCTCATCAATATCGTTATCAATGTGGTGCTCC CAAAGGACGTATGGTCAATTCGGGTATCTGCAAATGCTACATTGCAAGGCAGTGAACTAACTTTCAAACTGGACAGGACAGTATGTGATTTGGCCAGGAGACATGATTGGTGCCCTGCTAAGAAAGGAG ATCATATTCACTTCGAGAAATTGTTTAACTTAACTTACCTTCCAAGG GGGACATACTCTATTGCCGCAGAAGTTTTTATTCAAGATGACGAAAAAATTATCACAATGGTCACGAATAATTGCACTTTTTACTGA
- the LOC139977899 gene encoding uncharacterized protein, with amino-acid sequence MMSILLLFLMAFPITNGLPASPVISHVYGVHSHETSSTIKDQPMTCEYHISGPWMDHFNLSFTPNPPKVESLIKLVINVVLPKDVWSTRVSLNATLQGSELTFKLDRTVCDLARRHDWCPAKKGDHIHIEKLFNCTYLPRGTYSVAGELFIQDDEKILTLVMNNCTLY; translated from the exons ATGATGTCCATTCTCTTGCTGTTTCTGATGGCGTTTCCGATAACAAATGGTTTGCCTGCGTCACCGGTAATTAGTCATGTCTACGGGGTACACAGTCACGAGACATCTTCGACTATTAAAGATCAGCCAATGACATGCGAGTACCACATTTCTG GTCCTTGGATGGACCACTTCAACTTATCATTTACACCAAATCCACCAAAAGTAGAAAGTCTCATCAAACTCGTTATCAATGTGGTGCTCC CAAAGGACGTATGGTCAACCCGGGTATCTTTAAATGCTACATTGCAAGGCAGTGAACTAACTTTCAAACTGGACAGGACAGTATGTGATTTGGCCAGGAGACATGATTGGTGCCCTGCTAAGAAAGGAG ATCACATTCACATCGAGAAATTGTTTAACTGTACTTACCTTCCAAGG GGGACATACTCTGTTGCCGGAGAACTTTTTATTCAAGACGACGAAAAAATTTTAACATTGGTCATGAATAATTGCACTCTTTACTGA
- the LOC139977902 gene encoding uncharacterized protein isoform X2 encodes MMSILLLFLMAFPITNGLPASPVISHVYGVHSHETSSTIKDQPMTCEYHISGPWMDHFNLSFTPNPPKVESLIKLVINVVLPKDVWSTRVSLNATLQGSELTFKLDRTVCDLAMRHDWCPAKKGDHIHIEKLFNGTYLPRGTYSVAGELFIQDDEKILTLVMNNCTLY; translated from the exons ATGATGTCCATTCTCTTGCTGTTTCTGATGGCGTTTCCGATAACAAATGGTTTGCCTGCGTCACCGGTAATTAGTCATGTCTACGGGGTACACAGTCACGAGACATCTTCGACTATTAAAGATCAGCCAATGACATGCGAGTACCACATTTCTG GTCCTTGGATGGACCACTTCAACTTATCATTTACACCAAATCCACCAAAAGTAGAAAGTCTCATCAAACTCGTTATCAATGTGGTGCTCC CAAAGGACGTATGGTCAACCCGGGTATCTTTAAATGCTACATTGCAAGGCAGTGAACTAACTTTCAAACTGGACAGGACAGTATGTGATTTGGCCATGAGACATGATTGGTGCCCTGCTAAGAAAGGAG ATCACATTCACATCGAGAAATTGTTTAACGGTACTTACCTTCCAAGG GGGACATACTCTGTTGCCGGAGAACTTTTTATTCAAGATGACGAAAAAATTTTAACATTGGTCATGAATAATTGCACTCTTTACTGA
- the LOC139977901 gene encoding uncharacterized protein, producing MMSVLLLFLMAFPMTNGLPASPVISHLYGVHSHETSSTIKDQPMPCEYQISGPWMENFNFSFTPNPPKVGSLIKLVINMVYPKDVWSIRVSLQGSELPFKVDRTVCDLARRNDWCPAKKGDHIHFEKLFNCTYLPRGTYSVAAEVFIQDDEKILTLVMNNCTLY from the exons ATGATGTCCGTTCTCTTGCTGTTTCTGATGGCTTTTCCGATGACAAATGGTTTGCCTGCGTCACCGGTAATTAGTCATCTCTACGGGGTACACAGTCACGAGACATCTTCGACTATTAAAGATCAGCCAATGCCATGCGAGTACCAAATTTCTG GTCCTTGGATGGAAAACTTCAACTTTTCATTTACACCAAATCCGCCAAAAGTAGGAAGTCTCATCAAACTCGTTATCAATATGGTGTACC CAAAGGACGTATGGTCAATCCGGGTATCATTGCAAGGCAGTGAACTACCTTTCAAAGTGGACAGAACAGTATGTGATTTGGCCAGGAGAAATGATTGGTGCCCTGCCAAGAAAGGAG ATCACATTCACTTCGAGAAATTGTTTAACTGTACTTACCTTCCAAGG GGGACATACTCTGTTGCCGCAGAAGTTTTTATTCAAGATGACGAAAAAATTTTAACATTGGTCATGAATAATTGCACTCTTTACTGA